In Falsibacillus albus, a single window of DNA contains:
- a CDS encoding argininosuccinate synthase has translation MPQKVVLAYSGGLDTSVAIQWLKDQGYSVIACCLDVGEGKDLDFVKSKAIQVGAEKSVVIDAKKEFAAEYALVALQSHALYEGKYPLVSALSRPLIAKKLVEVAEQEGAVAVAHGCTGKGNDQVRFEVSIKALNPDLQVLAPVREWGWSREEEIDYAAKNNIPIPIDLDNPFSIDQNLWGRSNECGVLEDPWAAPPEAAYDLTNGLENTPDKPDYIEIEFENGTPVKLNDQYLSLEEIIEQLNKVAGKHGVGRIDHIENRLIGIKSREVYECPAAITLIKAHKELEDLTLVKEVAHFKPVIEQKLCEVIYNGLWFSPLTKALQGFLAETQKNVAGTVRVKLFKGHAIVEGRKSPYSLYNEKLATYTTEDAFNHQSSVGFIELWGLPTAVHSAVHQKGKVNV, from the coding sequence ATGCCGCAGAAAGTAGTTTTGGCCTATTCAGGGGGGCTTGATACCTCGGTAGCCATCCAATGGTTGAAAGATCAAGGATATTCGGTCATTGCTTGTTGTCTGGATGTAGGGGAAGGAAAAGATCTGGATTTCGTGAAGTCCAAAGCCATCCAAGTGGGGGCGGAGAAAAGTGTGGTCATCGATGCGAAGAAGGAGTTCGCAGCAGAGTATGCACTGGTTGCACTACAATCTCATGCACTCTATGAAGGAAAATATCCATTGGTGTCTGCACTGTCTAGACCTTTGATCGCAAAGAAATTAGTGGAAGTGGCTGAACAGGAGGGAGCTGTTGCAGTTGCACATGGGTGTACGGGGAAAGGGAATGATCAAGTTCGTTTTGAAGTTTCCATCAAAGCGCTCAATCCAGATTTGCAAGTCCTAGCGCCTGTAAGGGAATGGGGCTGGTCACGCGAAGAGGAAATCGACTATGCTGCCAAGAATAATATCCCGATTCCGATTGACCTCGATAATCCTTTTTCCATTGATCAAAACCTTTGGGGGAGAAGCAACGAATGCGGTGTCCTCGAAGACCCGTGGGCTGCCCCGCCGGAAGCAGCATATGATCTTACAAACGGATTGGAAAACACCCCGGATAAACCGGATTATATTGAAATAGAATTTGAGAATGGAACACCTGTCAAATTAAATGATCAGTACCTTTCACTGGAGGAAATCATTGAGCAATTGAATAAGGTTGCCGGCAAGCATGGAGTGGGCAGGATCGATCATATCGAAAACCGCTTGATCGGGATAAAATCAAGGGAAGTTTATGAGTGCCCTGCTGCGATTACCTTGATTAAAGCACATAAAGAATTGGAAGATTTAACACTTGTTAAAGAAGTGGCTCACTTCAAACCGGTCATCGAACAAAAATTGTGCGAGGTCATCTATAACGGTCTTTGGTTCTCTCCTCTCACCAAGGCTTTACAAGGATTCCTGGCAGAGACGCAAAAGAATGTGGCAGGAACAGTAAGGGTCAAATTATTCAAGGGCCATGCGATTGTCGAGGGAAGAAAGTCTCCATATTCCCTTTACAACGAAAAACTTGCAACA
- a CDS encoding acetate kinase: MAKVIAINAGSSSLKFQLFEMPAEEVITKGLIERIGLDDAVFNITVNGEKVTEVTDIPNHDVAVKLLLSKLTELGIIQSLDEIEGIGHRVVHGGEVFNDSVLIDEKVIQQISELSDLAPLHNPANITGILAFQSVLPNVPAVAVFDTAFHQTMPESSFLYSLPYEYYENFGIRKYGFHGTSHKYVSQRAADLLGRPEEHLRLISCHLGNGASIAAIEGGKSIDTSMGFTPLAGVTMGTRSGNIDPALIPFIMEKTNQSADEVLDTLNKKSGMLGVSGFSSDLRDIEQEAEKGNERAELALEVFGNRIHKYIGSYASRMNGIDAIIFTAGIGENSEAIRAKVLRGLEFMGVYWDPALNKTRGEEAFINYPHSPVKVMVIPTNEEVMIARDVVRLSN; the protein is encoded by the coding sequence ATGGCTAAAGTTATAGCAATCAATGCTGGCAGCTCTTCTTTGAAATTTCAATTATTTGAAATGCCTGCAGAAGAAGTAATCACAAAAGGTTTAATAGAAAGAATCGGTTTAGATGATGCCGTTTTTAATATAACTGTAAACGGAGAAAAGGTTACAGAGGTTACGGATATCCCGAATCATGATGTCGCGGTTAAATTGCTTTTGAGTAAACTGACTGAGCTTGGAATCATTCAATCATTGGATGAAATCGAAGGGATCGGACACCGTGTCGTTCACGGCGGCGAAGTGTTCAATGATTCTGTTTTGATTGATGAAAAGGTAATTCAGCAAATCAGTGAGCTTTCAGACTTAGCTCCTCTTCATAACCCTGCAAATATTACCGGGATTTTAGCATTCCAGTCGGTTCTTCCAAATGTACCGGCAGTAGCTGTCTTTGATACGGCTTTCCATCAAACGATGCCTGAAAGTTCATTCCTATATAGCTTGCCATATGAGTATTATGAAAATTTCGGTATCCGTAAATATGGTTTCCATGGAACTTCCCATAAATATGTATCACAAAGGGCAGCAGATCTACTTGGCAGACCGGAAGAACATTTACGATTGATTTCCTGCCATCTTGGAAATGGTGCCAGCATCGCGGCGATCGAAGGCGGAAAATCAATCGACACTTCCATGGGCTTTACGCCATTGGCTGGTGTCACGATGGGTACACGTTCTGGTAACATTGACCCTGCATTAATTCCATTTATCATGGAAAAAACAAATCAATCTGCAGATGAGGTCCTGGATACCCTTAATAAAAAATCCGGTATGCTTGGAGTTTCCGGCTTCTCAAGCGATCTTCGCGATATCGAGCAAGAAGCAGAAAAAGGAAACGAGCGCGCTGAACTTGCTTTGGAAGTATTCGGAAATCGCATCCATAAATATATCGGATCTTACGCTTCCCGCATGAATGGAATCGATGCGATCATCTTCACTGCCGGAATCGGTGAAAATAGTGAGGCGATCCGTGCAAAAGTACTTCGCGGACTTGAATTCATGGGAGTATATTGGGATCCTGCATTGAATAAAACCCGCGGTGAAGAAGCATTCATCAATTACCCGCACTCACCGGTTAAAGTCATGGTCATTCCAACAAATGAAGAAGTCATGATTGCCCGTGATGTTGTGAGATTATCAAATTAA
- a CDS encoding EcsC family protein has translation MTWTKKDKQYWNEILQWEQSLFQYEANDFEKTYVKWIDQSFGLLPEEIQEQFFEKLDTWLFHLHSLLQGSQIQNDARERILTTARVFDSDIEAITDMRRLSIDKLRYIADQHAARHRVYSLVQGGIAGTGGPIALGTDFLVMALMNLRAIQLTAMAYGYEVQTPFEMMSSLKVFHVSTLPSRMKSSGWEDLKDHARNSYDYFYVGNEQLTNHTWLEEPLKQLLKAIFIQLFRKRLISGIPLISMAIGASVNYQLTRKVTTFGEKYYQYRYLFDKEEQSI, from the coding sequence ATGACTTGGACAAAAAAGGATAAACAATACTGGAATGAAATTCTGCAGTGGGAACAATCACTTTTCCAATATGAAGCAAATGACTTTGAAAAAACTTATGTAAAATGGATCGATCAATCTTTCGGTCTGCTGCCTGAAGAGATCCAGGAGCAATTTTTTGAAAAATTGGACACATGGCTTTTTCATCTTCATTCTCTTTTGCAGGGATCCCAGATCCAAAATGACGCAAGAGAAAGAATTTTAACCACTGCCCGTGTGTTTGATAGTGATATAGAAGCAATCACGGATATGAGAAGGCTAAGCATTGATAAGCTTCGATACATAGCTGACCAGCACGCGGCAAGGCATAGGGTCTATTCACTTGTTCAAGGAGGCATTGCCGGTACAGGCGGCCCCATCGCTTTGGGAACGGATTTTCTTGTGATGGCTTTGATGAATTTAAGGGCCATTCAGTTGACGGCGATGGCGTATGGATATGAAGTTCAAACCCCTTTTGAAATGATGTCATCGTTGAAAGTATTCCATGTTTCCACATTGCCATCGAGGATGAAGAGCAGCGGCTGGGAGGACCTGAAAGACCATGCCAGGAATTCCTACGACTATTTTTATGTTGGGAATGAACAGTTAACCAATCATACTTGGCTTGAAGAACCGTTGAAGCAATTATTGAAAGCGATATTCATTCAGCTTTTCAGAAAAAGGCTGATCTCAGGCATTCCATTGATATCCATGGCTATCGGAGCATCTGTCAACTATCAGTTGACCAGGAAGGTTACGACTTTTGGAGAAAAATATTATCAATATCGGTACCTGTTTGACAAAGAGGAGCAGTCGATATGA
- a CDS encoding MogA/MoaB family molybdenum cofactor biosynthesis protein produces MSLIEHRKRGPETASIGVITVSDTRTAETDKSGGIIKEILLEDNHSLIAYSIVRDDETHIVEAFQEMAADENMDAIIINGGTGLAKRDVTIEAISAFFEKDIVGFGELFRFLSYQEDIGSAAILSRAAAGTYNQKAVFIIPGSTGAVKLAMKKLILPEISHIIFELRKDK; encoded by the coding sequence ATGAGCCTAATCGAGCATCGAAAAAGAGGCCCGGAAACCGCCAGCATCGGCGTCATCACGGTCAGTGATACTCGGACGGCAGAAACGGATAAAAGCGGGGGGATAATTAAGGAAATTCTTTTAGAAGATAACCATTCCCTCATTGCCTATTCCATTGTCCGTGATGATGAAACGCATATTGTAGAAGCTTTTCAGGAAATGGCAGCGGATGAAAATATGGATGCCATCATCATTAACGGAGGTACAGGGTTAGCCAAACGAGATGTAACCATTGAAGCGATATCTGCTTTCTTTGAAAAAGATATCGTCGGTTTCGGGGAGTTATTCAGGTTCTTGAGTTATCAAGAGGATATTGGAAGCGCGGCGATCCTCTCCCGTGCGGCAGCCGGGACATACAACCAGAAGGCAGTGTTCATTATTCCAGGATCAACGGGAGCCGTAAAGCTGGCGATGAAGAAATTGATTTTACCAGAAATATCCCATATCATTTTTGAATTGCGAAAAGACAAGTAA